Sequence from the Fodinibius salicampi genome:
GAGCGCGGTCGCCTAATTCGTGAGAGTTTAAAACAGCCACAATTTGAACCCCTAAATATTGGGGAACAAATTTTACTGCTGCTGGCGGTGACCTCAGGGTTGATGGATGACATTCCGCTCGCCCGACTTGAAGAAGCCAAACGGCAGATCCGAGAAACCTACCGAGAGCATTCCGATGCACTGGATCAAAAAATTGACTGGCAGGAAGATATTACGGAAGATGAACGAACATATTTGCTAGATTTGGTAGAAACAGCGTTTGAATCGTTAAAAGAAGAGCAGGAGCATGCAGAAACTTGAACAGCTACAGCGCAAAGTTAAGAATGCGGAAGACCTACAATCTATTGTGCGGACGATGAAACTAATGGCTTCGGTGGGCATTCATCAGTTTGAGGATGCTGTCGATTCGCTTGGTGACTATTACAATACCCTTGAACGGGGTCTGCAGGTTGTGCTTTCCAAAGAATTCAGTGAGGCTCGCCCTTTCCTCTCATCGGGTAATGAGGGTTCAGCCGGGATCATTGTTATTGGTTCAAGCCAGTCGCTGTGCGGACCATTTGATGAGTCGATTCTGACTTATACGTTGGATAAGATCAGAGAAGATGAAAAAAAGGGGGCGCAGTTCTTTGTATTGGGAGAACGGCTGACCGGTTATTTTAGGCAGGAGGAGGAAGTGTTGATAAGCAAACAGTTTATTTTGCCCGGTTCGGCAGGCGGGATCAATGGACTGGTGCTGGATCTACTGACCGGTATTGAAGAGTGGCAAGCAACACAGGATATCCGTTCGATAAGGGTATTGCATAACAAGCTGACTGGCAAGGAAGGTTACACGCCTCGCAGCCAGCATCTTCTGCCATTAAATAAACAGTGGTTGGAACAGCTTATTGATCAGCCTTGGCCGTCCAATAATTTGCCCCAATATTCGGCAGATGGGCATGCTTTATTTCTTTCGCTGCTGAGACAATATCTGTTTGTCTCCCTTTATCGCGCCGTTGCCGAATCGCTTGCTGCCGAGTATAGCAGTCGCTTGTTTGCCATGCAGCAGGCTGAAAAGAAAATAGACGAGCGTTTGGAGAAATTGAATCGGGCTTATACTCATGAGCGCCAGTCATCGATCACCAGTGAGCTACTGGATATTATGGCAGGTTTTGAGGCAGCTCAGTCTATGGATGATTGTAATAGCGAGACAGGTTAGTTGAATACTATCAACAGCAACCATGAATGAACGGCTCACGTTGTGTAAGATAATTCCAACTGGAAATAGTTCATTTTATTTAAATTTAATAATTTCTCCAGTACACCCTTATGAGTAAAAAAGAACAAAAGAATTCAAAGCCAACCGGCAAGCGTCTTGCCATTTTAAGTCTTGGAGCAATTGGAGTTGTATATGGGGATATCGGCACAAGTCCGATTTACGCTATTAAAGAATCGTTTCACTCTTCTTATGGGCTTGCTGCCAGCCCGGCAAATATTATGGGGGTGCTGTCTTTAATATTTTGGTCTCTAATTCTGGTTATCTCTGTTAAATACCTTTTGCTGGTTTTACGTGCTGATAACAAGGGTGAAGGCGGCATTATAGCACTCACAGCACTTGTTAGTCCGCCTACAGAAAAGGCTGAGGGACGTCGGTGGTTTCTGGTTCTAACCGGCTTGTTTGGCGCTGCATTGCTATATGGAGACAGCATGATTACCCCTGCGATATCCGTGGTAAGTGCTATTGAGGGTCTTCAGGTTGCCACTCCGTTTTTTGAACCATACATCATTCCAATTACCATCGGGATACTCATTGCACTCTTTGCGGTTCAGTCGAAAGGGACAGCCGGTATAGGTGCCATATTTGGTCCTATTACACTCACCTGGTTTTTAACGTTGGCAATTCTTGGAATCATTCAAATAGTGCAGCATCCAAATGTGCTTCAAGCTCTTAATCCAGCTTTTGGCTTTAATTTTTTTATTCAAAACGGTTGGGCGGGATTCTTAGTGCTTGGTTCGGTATTTCTGGTAGTAACAGGTGGAGAAGCTCTTTATGCTGATATCGGACATTTTGGTCTAAGGCCTATACGAATTACTTGGTTTTGTGTGGTACTACCTTCACTTCTTCTGAACTACTTCGGGCAGGGTGCACTTGTTATAAATAATCCGGAATTTATTGAGCATCCATTTTTCCATATGATTCCAAGGTGGGGGCTTTACCCGCTTGTTATTATTGCTACAGTAGCTACGATTATTGCTTCCCAAGCTGTTATATCCGGTGCTTTCTCACTTACTCGGCAGGCTGTACAGCTGGGCTACATGCCCCGTCTTAAGGTTAGGCAGACCTCAGAAAAACAATTTGGGCAAATCTATATTCCTGTTATTAACTGGATTCTTATGATCTCATGTATTGGATTAGTACTGGGTTTTAGGTCATCCAGCAATCTTGCATCGGCTTATGGCGTTGCGGTTACCACAGACATGGTATTCACAACCATTCTATTTGGTGTCGTTGCACTAACACGGTGGAACTGGAGTAAATGGATTGTCAGCATTATGGCCTTGGCACTGCTAGCGATCGATCTTTCATTTTGGGGTGCCAATCTGGTTAAAATACCAACTGGTGGCTGGTTCCCACTTGTAATTGCCGGTATTATGTTTACAGTGATGACCACTTGGAAGCATGGACGCAGAATACTGGGCGATAGGCTGCAAGATAAAATTGTACCTCATGAAGAATTTATTGAAAGAGTTCATAAAAAAAATCCGGAAAGAATTAAAGGTACTGCCGTGTTTATGGATTCAAATCCGGAGGGTACTCCTCAGGCTTTATTGCATAACCTCGAACACAATAAGGTGATTCACGAACGGATCATTTTACTTTCTCTCATCATGCGAGAAATACCCAAGGTACCGGATGAAGAGCGTATGGAAATCAAGCCGCTTGGAGAGAATGTTTTTCGCGTTAATGTGGATATTGGATTTTCAGAAGAACCTAACGTTCCAGTTTTACTTCGTAGCTGTGATATTGGTGACTCCGAATTTAAGCTGGAAGAAACAACATTCTTTTTGGGTAGAGAGACAATGCTTGCAACCCAAAAACCGGGGATGGCTATGTGGAGAGAAAAGCTATTTGCCTGGATGTCACGCAATGCCGAACGGGCAGCCTCATATTTTCATATTCCTTCAGATAGAGTGATAGAAATCGGTACACAAATTGAACTTTAGCAAGTTCACAGACCAAAT
This genomic interval carries:
- a CDS encoding F0F1 ATP synthase subunit gamma, which codes for MQKLEQLQRKVKNAEDLQSIVRTMKLMASVGIHQFEDAVDSLGDYYNTLERGLQVVLSKEFSEARPFLSSGNEGSAGIIVIGSSQSLCGPFDESILTYTLDKIREDEKKGAQFFVLGERLTGYFRQEEEVLISKQFILPGSAGGINGLVLDLLTGIEEWQATQDIRSIRVLHNKLTGKEGYTPRSQHLLPLNKQWLEQLIDQPWPSNNLPQYSADGHALFLSLLRQYLFVSLYRAVAESLAAEYSSRLFAMQQAEKKIDERLEKLNRAYTHERQSSITSELLDIMAGFEAAQSMDDCNSETG
- a CDS encoding potassium transporter Kup, whose translation is MSKKEQKNSKPTGKRLAILSLGAIGVVYGDIGTSPIYAIKESFHSSYGLAASPANIMGVLSLIFWSLILVISVKYLLLVLRADNKGEGGIIALTALVSPPTEKAEGRRWFLVLTGLFGAALLYGDSMITPAISVVSAIEGLQVATPFFEPYIIPITIGILIALFAVQSKGTAGIGAIFGPITLTWFLTLAILGIIQIVQHPNVLQALNPAFGFNFFIQNGWAGFLVLGSVFLVVTGGEALYADIGHFGLRPIRITWFCVVLPSLLLNYFGQGALVINNPEFIEHPFFHMIPRWGLYPLVIIATVATIIASQAVISGAFSLTRQAVQLGYMPRLKVRQTSEKQFGQIYIPVINWILMISCIGLVLGFRSSSNLASAYGVAVTTDMVFTTILFGVVALTRWNWSKWIVSIMALALLAIDLSFWGANLVKIPTGGWFPLVIAGIMFTVMTTWKHGRRILGDRLQDKIVPHEEFIERVHKKNPERIKGTAVFMDSNPEGTPQALLHNLEHNKVIHERIILLSLIMREIPKVPDEERMEIKPLGENVFRVNVDIGFSEEPNVPVLLRSCDIGDSEFKLEETTFFLGRETMLATQKPGMAMWREKLFAWMSRNAERAASYFHIPSDRVIEIGTQIEL